Proteins encoded by one window of Nocardioides euryhalodurans:
- the mrdA gene encoding penicillin-binding protein 2 — protein sequence MASADTRSRLRLIVIQALVFSLFATLFVRLYYLQVVSGADYRTQAASQSVREIVVQPQRGLIVDAQGRPLVANRMSWVISVDRTLLGKLPERQQQALLERIGAGVDRSPQQIRKQLATCGDPGSIAGVCWNGSPYQAVPIARDVPERVALRVLEQPEDHPAVIAEQQTVRAYPQPFGINLAHVLGYLSPITDGEYDRAVATGDRSVNGASSVGRAGVEKQYDDWLRGMPGYRRVAVDSMGRVLGEESEVPGQPGDTLVTSIDAKVQGVVEQQLARTIATARATRDEVTGRNYVADAGAVVVMEADTGRVVAMASQPTYDPEVWVGGISKKQLATLYSEAAGTPLLGRATQGQFAPGSTWKPFMTAGALTNGYTTDTRLDCSSGFAVGNRVFKNYESGAYGSIGFDKALEVSCNTFFYRVGYSFWQRFGSDVDDVNAKDPLVEEAKTFGFGSETGIDLPGEASGRIADRRWKRAYWKQMKDYYCGIAAKPQDSKTSDFVYTFAGEFCVEGFAYRAGDAVNFSIGQGDTIVTPLQLARAYGAIANGGTLWEPRIAKAIVSPDGTVLKRFKPKAAGDVDLPDSVISYIDEALTGVSLRGTMNWRLLEFPLEQVKIRSKTGSAEVYGKQSTSWVASYTDDYVVVMMVSQGGTGSGTSGPAVRAIYEALYGVDGMEVDPEQAAIPGVVAPDSLPSFKRDGSILPPTGGGS from the coding sequence ATGGCCAGCGCCGACACCCGGAGCCGGCTGCGCCTGATCGTCATCCAGGCGCTCGTGTTCTCCCTCTTCGCGACCCTCTTCGTCCGCCTCTACTACCTCCAGGTGGTCTCCGGGGCCGACTACCGCACCCAGGCGGCGTCCCAGTCGGTCCGCGAGATCGTGGTGCAGCCGCAGCGCGGGCTGATCGTCGACGCGCAGGGCCGGCCGCTCGTGGCCAACCGGATGTCGTGGGTGATCTCGGTCGACCGGACCCTGCTCGGCAAGCTCCCCGAGCGCCAACAGCAGGCCCTGCTCGAGCGGATCGGGGCGGGCGTCGACCGCTCGCCGCAGCAGATCCGCAAGCAGCTCGCGACGTGCGGCGACCCCGGCAGCATCGCCGGCGTGTGCTGGAACGGCTCGCCCTACCAGGCGGTGCCGATCGCCCGCGACGTCCCCGAGCGGGTCGCGCTGCGGGTGCTCGAGCAGCCCGAGGACCACCCGGCCGTGATCGCCGAGCAGCAGACCGTCCGTGCCTACCCCCAGCCCTTCGGCATCAACCTCGCCCACGTGCTCGGCTACCTCAGCCCGATCACCGACGGCGAGTACGACCGGGCCGTGGCGACCGGCGACCGCTCGGTCAACGGCGCCTCCTCGGTCGGGCGCGCCGGCGTCGAGAAGCAGTACGACGACTGGCTGCGCGGCATGCCGGGCTACCGCCGCGTCGCCGTCGACTCGATGGGGCGCGTGCTCGGCGAGGAGAGCGAGGTGCCCGGCCAGCCGGGAGACACGCTCGTCACCTCGATCGACGCCAAGGTCCAGGGCGTGGTCGAGCAGCAGCTCGCCAGGACGATCGCGACCGCCCGGGCCACCCGCGACGAGGTGACCGGCCGCAACTACGTCGCCGACGCCGGCGCCGTCGTGGTGATGGAGGCCGACACCGGCCGTGTGGTGGCGATGGCCAGCCAGCCGACGTACGACCCGGAGGTGTGGGTCGGCGGGATCTCCAAGAAGCAGCTCGCCACCCTCTACTCCGAGGCCGCGGGCACGCCGCTGCTCGGGCGGGCCACGCAGGGCCAGTTCGCGCCCGGCTCGACCTGGAAGCCGTTCATGACGGCCGGAGCGCTGACCAACGGCTACACCACCGACACCCGGCTCGACTGCTCCTCGGGCTTCGCCGTCGGCAACAGGGTGTTCAAGAACTACGAGTCTGGCGCCTACGGCTCCATCGGCTTCGACAAGGCGCTCGAGGTCTCCTGCAACACCTTCTTCTACCGCGTCGGCTACAGCTTCTGGCAGCGCTTCGGCTCCGACGTCGACGACGTGAACGCCAAGGACCCGCTCGTCGAGGAGGCCAAGACCTTCGGCTTCGGCTCCGAGACCGGCATCGACCTCCCGGGCGAGGCCTCGGGACGGATCGCGGACCGCCGGTGGAAGCGGGCGTACTGGAAGCAGATGAAGGACTACTACTGCGGGATCGCCGCCAAGCCGCAGGACTCCAAGACCAGCGACTTCGTCTACACCTTCGCCGGTGAGTTCTGCGTGGAGGGCTTCGCCTACCGGGCCGGTGACGCCGTCAACTTCTCCATCGGCCAGGGCGACACGATCGTCACGCCGCTGCAGCTCGCCCGGGCCTACGGCGCCATCGCCAACGGCGGCACCCTCTGGGAGCCGCGGATCGCCAAGGCGATCGTCAGCCCCGACGGCACCGTCCTGAAGCGGTTCAAGCCGAAGGCCGCCGGCGACGTCGACCTGCCCGACAGCGTCATCAGCTACATCGACGAGGCGCTCACGGGCGTGAGCCTGCGCGGCACCATGAACTGGCGGCTGCTGGAGTTCCCGCTCGAGCAGGTCAAGATCCGCTCCAAGACCGGCTCGGCCGAGGTCTACGGCAAGCAGTCGACCTCGTGGGTGGCCTCCTACACCGACGACTACGTCGTGGTGATGATGGTCAGCCAGGGCGGCACCGGCTCCGGTACCTCCGGTCCCGCGGTCCGCGCGATCTACGAGGCCCTCTACGGCGTCGACGGCATGGAGGTCGACCCGGAGCAGGCGGCGATCCCCGGTGTGGTCGCCCCCGACAGCCTCCCGTCCTTCAAGCGCGACGGGTCGATCCTGCCGCCGACGGGAGGCGGCTCGTGA
- the mreD gene encoding rod shape-determining protein MreD, producing the protein MSLVRILTALAAVLVALVLQVTVFPYVAWHGIVPNLVLLVVVAAALTRGAQFAAVLGFGAGVVLDLAPPADHVAGQWALALVVVGYVAGRMQQEVRPSATAVVATVAASSFIGTSAFALAGMLLGQASFDVTGLLGVIVVAVVWDVLLTPFVLPPLMGMFRRLQDERVAA; encoded by the coding sequence GTGAGCCTGGTCCGCATCCTCACCGCCCTGGCCGCGGTGCTCGTCGCCCTCGTGCTGCAGGTGACCGTCTTCCCGTACGTCGCCTGGCACGGGATCGTCCCCAACCTCGTCCTGCTCGTGGTCGTGGCCGCTGCCCTGACCCGGGGTGCCCAGTTCGCGGCGGTGCTCGGCTTCGGCGCCGGCGTCGTCCTCGACCTGGCCCCGCCGGCCGACCACGTCGCCGGTCAGTGGGCGCTCGCGCTGGTCGTGGTCGGCTACGTCGCCGGCCGGATGCAGCAGGAGGTCCGCCCGTCGGCGACCGCCGTGGTTGCGACCGTCGCCGCCTCGTCGTTCATCGGCACCAGCGCGTTCGCGCTCGCCGGCATGCTGCTCGGCCAGGCCAGCTTCGACGTCACCGGGCTGCTCGGGGTGATCGTGGTCGCGGTGGTCTGGGACGTGCTGCTCACGCCGTTCGTGCTGCCGCCGCTGATGGGCATGTTCCGGCGGCTCCAGGACGAGCGGGTCGCTGCATGA
- a CDS encoding rod shape-determining protein, whose product MANSFIGRDMAVDLGTANTLVYVRGKGVLLDEPSVVALNDATGEILAVGHEAKRMIGRTPDNITAIRPLKDGVIADFEATEQMLRFFIQQVHRRRYFAKPRMVVCVPSGITAVEQRAVKEAGYQAGARRVYIVEEPMAAAIGAGLPVHQATGNMVVDVGGGTTEVAVISLGGIVTSLSIRTAGDDLDASIVAWMKKEYSLMLGDRTAEEVKMTLGSAFPLPDEPEAEIRGRDMVSGLPRTVVVSSSEIRQALEEPLHAIVDAVRATLDQTPPELAGDIMDRGIVLTGGGALLRGLDERLRHETGMPVHVADDPLVSVALGAGKCVEEFEALQQVLVSEPRRY is encoded by the coding sequence ATGGCGAACAGCTTCATCGGCCGCGACATGGCGGTGGATCTCGGCACGGCCAACACGCTGGTCTACGTCCGCGGCAAGGGCGTGCTCCTCGACGAGCCCAGCGTGGTGGCCCTCAACGACGCGACCGGCGAGATCCTCGCCGTCGGCCACGAGGCCAAGCGCATGATCGGCCGGACGCCGGACAACATCACCGCCATCCGCCCCCTCAAGGACGGCGTGATCGCCGACTTCGAGGCGACCGAGCAGATGCTGCGGTTCTTCATCCAGCAGGTGCACCGCCGCCGCTACTTCGCCAAGCCACGGATGGTGGTGTGCGTGCCGAGCGGCATCACGGCCGTCGAGCAGCGTGCCGTGAAGGAGGCCGGATACCAGGCCGGTGCCCGGCGCGTCTACATCGTCGAGGAGCCCATGGCCGCCGCGATCGGCGCCGGGCTGCCCGTCCACCAGGCGACCGGCAACATGGTCGTCGACGTGGGCGGCGGCACCACCGAGGTGGCGGTCATCAGCCTCGGCGGCATCGTCACGAGTCTCTCCATCCGCACCGCGGGCGACGACCTCGACGCCTCGATCGTCGCGTGGATGAAGAAGGAGTACTCCCTCATGCTCGGCGACCGCACGGCCGAGGAGGTCAAGATGACCCTCGGCTCGGCGTTCCCGCTGCCCGACGAGCCGGAGGCCGAGATCCGCGGTCGCGACATGGTCTCCGGACTCCCGCGCACGGTCGTGGTCTCCAGCTCCGAGATCCGGCAGGCCCTCGAGGAGCCGCTCCACGCGATCGTCGACGCCGTCCGCGCCACCCTCGACCAGACGCCGCCCGAGTTGGCCGGCGACATCATGGACCGTGGGATCGTGCTCACCGGCGGCGGCGCCCTGCTGCGCGGTCTCGACGAGCGGCTGCGCCACGAGACCGGCATGCCGGTCCACGTCGCCGACGACCCGCTGGTGAGCGTCGCGCTCGGGGCGGGCAAGTGCGTCGAGGAGTTCGAGGCCCTCCAGCAGGTGCTCGTCTCGGAGCCCCGGCGGTACTGA
- a CDS encoding winged helix-turn-helix domain-containing protein, translating to MPDELLHLDTAALHTLAHPLRSRLLLELRLHGAATATDLAGRLDTNTGATSYHLRKLESVGLVTDTGTGAGKRRIWEASTRGHAWTPSEFAGDPDAEASVTWLTRFYQSTLAERVDRWADLQHQWPAAWRDVLGSGDDGVTVTAPQARAMWDEIEAVVRSYRDAGAGDPDARWVQVWTHVLPIDDRPPAPEGS from the coding sequence ATGCCCGACGAGCTGCTCCACCTCGACACCGCAGCGCTCCACACGCTCGCCCACCCCCTTCGGTCCCGGCTGCTGCTGGAGCTGCGCCTGCACGGCGCTGCGACCGCCACCGACCTCGCCGGCCGGCTCGACACCAACACCGGCGCCACCAGCTACCACCTGCGCAAGCTGGAGTCGGTCGGCCTGGTCACCGACACCGGCACCGGTGCCGGCAAGCGACGGATCTGGGAGGCATCGACCCGCGGTCACGCGTGGACCCCCAGCGAGTTCGCCGGCGATCCCGATGCCGAGGCGTCGGTCACCTGGCTGACGCGCTTCTACCAGTCCACCCTGGCCGAGCGGGTCGACCGCTGGGCCGACCTCCAGCACCAGTGGCCGGCCGCCTGGCGCGACGTGCTCGGCTCCGGCGACGACGGCGTCACCGTCACCGCGCCCCAGGCGCGTGCGATGTGGGACGAGATCGAGGCGGTCGTACGCAGCTACCGCGACGCCGGCGCCGGTGACCCCGACGCGCGCTGGGTGCAGGTGTGGACCCACGTCCTGCCCATCGACGACCGGCCGCCCGCCCCGGAGGGCTCGTGA
- a CDS encoding alpha/beta hydrolase has product MSPPAAGVHELADRLREVAEVLDRAVGDAGPGPDWCGAAAAAYAVASAALRRRVAGVAAVLEELAGRLVADASTVPVVAAALVQDLLHARLLLAVERDLAAPGEPARADHAAALRDALARIEATVDPVTGRPVEGHLLAYEPTAFGGDGAVTVAVGDPATADDVAVVVPGLGADASSAPREVARALRLHEAARFLDPHDGNATVAWIGYDAPDGPVEALTERRAVAGGERLAEDLDDLLTARPAGPAHLTVLGHSYGSTTAALGAYGPGLAADDLVLVGSPGAGGPVDRAADTGLDPDRVWVARNSHDPVAALGAAGPLGLGDDPATEEWGGRRIRAESTEPADARDAHTAYFDHDGESLHHLALVVAGRHGEVEGAEPVRGSGLWAHDPELDRDPASPPTRPVR; this is encoded by the coding sequence GTGAGCCCACCCGCCGCCGGGGTGCACGAGCTGGCCGACCGGCTGCGCGAGGTGGCCGAGGTGCTCGACCGCGCCGTCGGCGACGCCGGGCCGGGACCCGACTGGTGTGGCGCCGCCGCCGCCGCGTACGCCGTCGCGTCCGCCGCTCTCCGGAGGCGGGTGGCGGGCGTGGCGGCCGTGCTGGAGGAGCTTGCCGGCCGTCTCGTCGCCGACGCCTCGACAGTCCCCGTCGTGGCGGCGGCGCTCGTCCAGGACCTGCTGCACGCGCGGCTGCTGCTCGCGGTCGAGCGGGACCTGGCCGCACCCGGCGAGCCGGCGCGCGCCGACCACGCGGCAGCGCTCCGCGACGCGCTCGCGCGCATCGAGGCCACGGTCGACCCGGTCACCGGGCGCCCTGTCGAGGGACACCTGCTCGCCTACGAGCCGACCGCCTTCGGAGGCGACGGTGCGGTGACGGTGGCCGTCGGCGACCCGGCGACCGCCGACGACGTCGCGGTCGTGGTGCCGGGGCTCGGGGCCGACGCGTCCTCGGCACCCCGCGAGGTGGCACGCGCCCTCCGCCTCCACGAGGCTGCCCGGTTCCTCGACCCCCACGACGGCAACGCCACCGTCGCCTGGATCGGGTACGACGCCCCGGACGGCCCGGTCGAGGCGCTGACCGAGCGGCGGGCGGTCGCCGGGGGAGAGCGTCTCGCCGAGGACCTCGACGACCTGTTGACGGCACGCCCGGCCGGCCCGGCCCACCTGACCGTCCTCGGGCACAGCTACGGCTCGACCACCGCGGCGCTCGGCGCGTACGGCCCCGGCCTCGCCGCCGACGACCTGGTGCTCGTCGGCAGCCCCGGTGCGGGCGGTCCGGTGGACCGGGCAGCCGACACCGGCCTGGACCCCGACCGGGTCTGGGTCGCCCGCAACAGCCACGACCCGGTCGCGGCGCTCGGTGCCGCAGGTCCGCTCGGCCTCGGTGACGACCCCGCCACCGAGGAGTGGGGCGGTCGCAGGATCCGCGCGGAGTCGACGGAGCCGGCCGACGCGCGGGACGCCCACACCGCCTACTTCGACCACGACGGGGAGTCGCTCCACCACCTGGCGCTCGTGGTCGCCGGCCGTCACGGCGAGGTCGAGGGGGCCGAGCCCGTGCGCGGGTCCGGGCTGTGGGCCCACGACCCGGAGCTCGACCGGGACCCCGCCTCCCCACCCACCCGTCCGGTGCGATAA
- the mreC gene encoding rod shape-determining protein MreC, translated as MGDFHRTRERRWRSIGDLDQRPRPSRALLVALLLASASLITLDHQAGSDSPVEPARRVVGEVFGPVESGVAATVRPIVGVPGWFRSRDDLRAELSALEAENAELRADAASDPYDRNRLEEYDGLTAAAETLGFALVPARVVAMGPAQSFSRTVTIDAGSDSGIHPDLTVVNNDGLVGRVLRVTRTTATVLLVIDSGSVVGGRVGTSMEMGFLEGRGAIGDAGLLDLELVDQAEVPAKHDVVVTWGSEGGSPYVSGVPVGRVTAVYSSLRETSQRAEIEPFVDFGALDLVGVVVPSGTASDRAVIEADGSLQ; from the coding sequence ATGGGCGACTTCCACCGCACCCGAGAGCGCCGGTGGCGCAGCATCGGTGACCTCGACCAGCGTCCGCGCCCCTCGCGGGCGCTCCTCGTGGCCCTCCTGCTCGCCAGCGCCTCGCTGATCACCCTCGACCACCAGGCAGGCTCCGACTCGCCCGTTGAGCCCGCACGCCGGGTGGTCGGCGAGGTCTTCGGTCCCGTCGAGTCGGGCGTCGCCGCGACCGTGCGGCCGATCGTGGGCGTGCCGGGCTGGTTCCGGTCCCGCGACGACCTGCGGGCCGAGCTGAGCGCCCTCGAGGCCGAGAACGCCGAGCTGCGCGCCGACGCCGCCAGCGACCCCTACGACCGCAACCGCCTCGAGGAGTACGACGGTCTCACCGCGGCTGCCGAGACCCTCGGCTTCGCCCTGGTGCCCGCGCGCGTCGTGGCGATGGGCCCTGCGCAGTCCTTCTCGCGGACCGTCACCATCGACGCGGGCTCGGACTCCGGGATCCACCCCGACCTCACGGTCGTCAACAACGACGGCCTCGTCGGCCGGGTGCTGCGGGTCACCCGCACCACCGCGACGGTGCTGCTGGTCATCGACTCCGGCTCCGTCGTCGGCGGCCGCGTCGGCACGTCGATGGAGATGGGATTCCTCGAGGGACGCGGTGCCATCGGCGACGCCGGTCTGCTCGACCTCGAGCTCGTCGACCAGGCCGAGGTGCCGGCCAAGCACGACGTCGTCGTCACGTGGGGGAGCGAGGGCGGGTCGCCGTACGTCTCCGGCGTGCCGGTCGGACGGGTCACGGCCGTCTACTCCAGCCTGCGCGAGACCTCGCAGCGCGCCGAGATCGAGCCCTTCGTCGACTTCGGTGCGCTCGACCTGGTCGGCGTCGTCGTCCCCTCCGGCACCGCCAGCGACCGGGCCGTGATCGAGGCGGACGGGAGCCTGCAGTGA
- a CDS encoding MFS transporter yields MSEVLSPAAARRTFLLLTLTRWFPVGLVVGVITLWVLERGLTISQALLAFSLQGIVIFVLELPTSGFADAFGRRPMLIISAVVNVIAGVVMIVADSFWSFVVAAALQGVFRALDSGPLEAWYVDSVHATEPGADVDGTLAAQGTALGVSMAIGAVISGGLIAWDPLSGPSALLLPMLCWASLNVLHLVAVVVLMKEARTHVDASGLRRAAASAREAPAVVRDGLGLLRGNRVLRCVVLVEVFWTAAVVVVETFQPIRLAELVGGEEQAGALMGPVAAVGWGVFAAGSALAGLGSRRFGVARTAIAARVLNGLGAVVMGVAAGPVALIAAYLFTYSMHGTGEPMHAALLHREASAANRATVLSMGSMVFFATFSLLGTPLGLLAEASSTQVAMVTAGAFSVLGAFLYLPALRAEQRRPAPAGEPAPAPGT; encoded by the coding sequence GTGAGCGAGGTCCTCTCCCCCGCCGCTGCCCGGCGTACGTTCCTCCTGCTGACCCTGACACGGTGGTTCCCTGTCGGCCTCGTGGTGGGTGTGATCACCCTCTGGGTCCTCGAGCGCGGCCTCACCATCTCCCAGGCCCTCCTGGCGTTCTCCCTGCAGGGGATCGTGATCTTCGTCCTGGAGCTCCCCACGAGCGGGTTCGCCGACGCCTTCGGCCGCCGACCCATGCTCATCATCTCCGCGGTGGTCAACGTGATCGCCGGTGTGGTGATGATCGTGGCCGACTCGTTCTGGTCCTTCGTCGTCGCCGCGGCCCTCCAGGGCGTCTTCCGGGCGCTCGACTCCGGCCCGCTCGAAGCCTGGTACGTCGACAGCGTCCACGCCACCGAGCCGGGTGCGGACGTCGATGGCACGCTCGCGGCGCAGGGCACTGCCCTTGGCGTCTCGATGGCGATCGGTGCGGTGATCTCCGGCGGCCTCATCGCCTGGGATCCCCTCTCGGGCCCCTCGGCCCTGCTGCTGCCCATGCTCTGCTGGGCGTCCCTGAACGTGCTTCACCTGGTCGCGGTCGTGGTCCTGATGAAGGAGGCGCGCACCCACGTCGATGCCTCCGGTCTACGACGCGCGGCCGCCTCGGCGCGGGAGGCCCCGGCCGTCGTACGGGACGGCCTCGGGCTGCTGCGCGGCAACCGCGTGCTGCGCTGCGTGGTCCTGGTGGAGGTCTTCTGGACCGCCGCAGTCGTGGTGGTCGAGACCTTCCAGCCGATCCGCCTCGCCGAGCTGGTCGGTGGCGAGGAACAGGCCGGCGCCTTGATGGGACCGGTCGCGGCGGTGGGCTGGGGGGTCTTTGCGGCAGGATCCGCGCTGGCGGGGCTGGGCAGCAGACGGTTCGGTGTCGCGAGGACCGCAATCGCGGCCCGGGTCCTCAACGGGCTCGGCGCCGTCGTGATGGGTGTCGCAGCCGGGCCGGTGGCACTGATCGCGGCGTACCTCTTCACCTACTCCATGCACGGCACGGGCGAGCCGATGCACGCGGCTCTGCTGCACCGTGAGGCGAGCGCCGCCAACCGGGCGACGGTGCTGTCCATGGGGTCGATGGTGTTCTTCGCGACGTTCTCGCTCCTCGGGACCCCGCTGGGCCTGCTCGCCGAGGCCAGCAGCACCCAGGTCGCGATGGTCACCGCAGGCGCCTTCAGCGTCCTCGGGGCCTTCCTCTACCTGCCGGCGCTGCGTGCCGAGCAGCGCCGGCCAGCGCCGGCGGGCGAGCCCGCGCCGGCACCGGGGACCTGA
- the ndk gene encoding nucleoside-diphosphate kinase, whose protein sequence is MADPAVQRTLVLIKPDGVRRGLTGEVIRRIEAKGYGLVRLELRSATPELLADHYAEHQGKPFYEPLVEFMLSGPVVAMVVEGQRCIEGFRALAGATDPTAAAPGTIRGDLGRDWGLAVQQNLVHGSDSPESAAREIAIWFSDL, encoded by the coding sequence ATGGCAGACCCCGCAGTCCAGCGCACCCTCGTCCTCATCAAGCCCGACGGCGTCCGCCGCGGCCTGACCGGCGAGGTGATCCGCCGGATCGAGGCCAAGGGCTACGGCCTGGTCCGGCTGGAGCTGCGGTCGGCGACGCCCGAGCTGCTGGCCGACCACTACGCCGAGCACCAGGGCAAGCCGTTCTACGAGCCCCTGGTCGAGTTCATGCTCTCGGGTCCGGTCGTGGCCATGGTGGTCGAGGGCCAGCGTTGCATCGAGGGCTTCCGCGCCCTCGCCGGCGCGACCGACCCCACCGCGGCGGCTCCCGGCACGATCCGGGGCGACCTCGGCCGCGACTGGGGGCTGGCCGTGCAGCAGAACCTCGTCCACGGGTCCGACTCGCCCGAGTCCGCCGCCCGCGAGATCGCGATCTGGTTCTCCGACCTCTGA